A DNA window from candidate division WOR-3 bacterium contains the following coding sequences:
- a CDS encoding deoxyribonuclease IV, with protein MRFGFHISIGGGLSKVLERAQKRSCQTIQIFSRNPRGWRYTKLDLKEVEIFKKDMVENDIYPIFVHMPYLPNLATKAKTLFQKSVVSLIAELERCEIMGIPFLIMHVGKRMGATEEEGLRRVAEGINEALAKVKNKVILLLENTAGMGSEIGYKFEQIQKIIELVEEKNRVGVVLDTAHAFEAGYELRTKEGLDNTLREFDQIIGLKRLYCLHLNDSKTDYASRVDRHWHIGKGKIGLEGFRLIVNHPLLKHLPGIMETPRDDTKLDLMNMKVIKGLVESR; from the coding sequence ATGCGTTTCGGTTTTCATATTTCAATTGGAGGTGGTCTTTCCAAGGTTTTGGAAAGAGCCCAAAAAAGATCCTGTCAGACAATCCAAATCTTTTCCCGAAATCCGAGGGGCTGGCGGTATACAAAATTGGACTTAAAGGAAGTAGAAATCTTTAAGAAAGATATGGTGGAGAATGATATCTATCCCATCTTTGTCCATATGCCTTACTTGCCCAATTTAGCCACTAAGGCGAAGACCTTATTCCAAAAGTCGGTCGTTTCCCTGATTGCGGAATTAGAAAGGTGTGAAATAATGGGCATTCCCTTCTTAATTATGCATGTCGGGAAAAGAATGGGAGCAACCGAAGAGGAAGGACTCCGCCGGGTGGCGGAGGGGATTAATGAAGCATTGGCGAAAGTAAAAAATAAAGTTATTCTACTTTTAGAAAATACTGCGGGGATGGGAAGTGAAATTGGTTATAAATTTGAGCAAATCCAAAAGATAATAGAGTTAGTAGAAGAGAAAAATCGGGTTGGGGTGGTTTTGGATACCGCCCACGCCTTTGAAGCAGGATACGAATTGAGAACAAAAGAAGGGTTAGATAATACCCTAAGGGAGTTTGATCAAATTATTGGTTTGAAAAGACTCTATTGCTTACACCTTAACGACTCAAAAACCGATTACGCCTCCAGGGTTGATCGGCACTGGCATATCGGTAAGGGGAAGATTGGTTTAGAAGGTTTCCGGTTGATTGTCAATCATCCCTTATTAAAGCACCTACCGGGAATTATGGAGACCCCAAGGGATGATACCAAATTGGATTTAATGAATATGAAGGTGATAAAGGGATTGGTAGAATCTCGTTAA
- a CDS encoding DUF2715 domain-containing protein, with protein sequence MLRNLLIGILTFFFLSTAWAVDLKGKIGFGAGWLIPAPQDEYGLGLGLLSPNVVTTRIGLSSRIVIEPNFQILSVANDEKASAFILRGLFDYAFLEHEKTNISPKIGFEFATSSEGGATLFSGFGLPLGIGLEHWLSEHFSIDLTTISGIYFQTEPHKATTFTLGNTALTVCLIWYY encoded by the coding sequence ATGTTAAGAAATCTTTTAATTGGAATTCTAACTTTTTTCTTTTTATCTACTGCCTGGGCGGTTGACTTAAAAGGCAAGATCGGTTTCGGTGCCGGTTGGTTAATACCTGCGCCCCAAGATGAATATGGTCTTGGGCTTGGTTTATTATCACCAAATGTAGTGACGACAAGGATTGGCCTATCATCCCGAATTGTGATTGAACCAAACTTCCAAATCCTTTCTGTCGCCAACGACGAGAAAGCCTCTGCTTTTATTTTAAGAGGACTCTTTGATTATGCCTTTTTAGAACACGAAAAGACAAATATCTCACCCAAAATTGGTTTCGAGTTTGCCACTTCTTCTGAAGGAGGCGCAACCCTCTTTTCGGGATTTGGTTTACCTTTAGGGATTGGTTTAGAACATTGGCTGAGTGAACACTTCTCAATTGATTTGACAACCATAAGTGGTATCTACTTCCAGACCGAACCCCACAAAGCCACTACCTTCACCTTGGGAAATACCGCTCTCACCGTTTGCCTTATCTGGTATTATTAA
- a CDS encoding DUF2723 domain-containing protein — protein MREENPVKEGLVSPQNIFQKSWMIKLIFFLLTTLIVLSVFLYSLAPTASFWDCGELIACSYILGIPHPPGAPLYMNLGRLFSLIPISKEVAYRLNFFTALMGAISCGLVYLLVVKLLEIEKKSLSKTLLHFSGVIAGLFLGFAYSFWDNSVETEVYTPCVIIALVVLYFAVLWREKKERGETDNRLVLFAIFLLFLSAGIHFTPMMIFLPLLIYGLVVDRKAILELRIIELLILYLAFVLIAGLELVDYFVLFLASPTVAMIDLLKNKAGFFFLLWLIYLLYLFYLSSKKRLDGRYVFLGLLLIFLASTVQFYLMVRSAREPAINEVAPTRWREFVGVLKREQYDPMKLYPRKTQFLTEEDYRNYPNSTPYIGLIPAYWEQIKFYLRYLFWQWAGEQNFDIFYRITPWAIFGLIPIFLGLLGMYKHYKNERKSFLLIFLCFLVASLGLLTYLNLKYSPSDPREHLKFREVRERDYFYAFSYVFFTIFIGLGIYYFLAEVFQLWVKKLKIPLRNIASYGILIILAILPFLSVLFNYPNVTRRYNMIPAEYGYNMLISCEGERAVLFTNGDNDTFPLWFVQETPSDVNNYKAPFKRNVAVANLSLLNTTWYCKQLKKWGAPISFSEKKIEDLPQGIYGKDGKVYLLKDIIIRDLLATNAGIKLNWPDDYLLTPHEFRQKVLKNYKEEKGTKIYFASTVSRDNLYDVEPWLKTYGLVQLVVSDSGENQIDLPKTESLLYSVYKMKSMLDKRVMKDENTRGLLINYAANYLALAQEYQKRGEMAKAIEVMEKAVQFDLDKQRKSLLYYNLSYFALLAQKPDLAIAYLDSIEKLGVKDFEILLRKGIAMQSLGQIEKAEKSFQEALKLAPNRPEPVQALYTLYLQTLADTPKAKEVLSNWLRRNPYDTVAKNMLKRLGE, from the coding sequence ATGCGGGAAGAGAATCCGGTAAAAGAAGGGTTAGTTTCTCCCCAGAATATCTTTCAGAAAAGTTGGATGATAAAACTCATCTTCTTCCTGCTCACCACTTTAATTGTCCTCTCCGTCTTTTTATACTCCTTGGCACCCACCGCCTCCTTCTGGGATTGTGGAGAATTAATTGCTTGTAGTTATATCTTAGGAATTCCTCATCCCCCAGGCGCTCCCCTTTATATGAATTTGGGTCGCCTCTTTTCCCTCATCCCAATCAGCAAAGAGGTCGCCTATCGCTTAAACTTCTTCACCGCGCTGATGGGTGCCATCTCTTGTGGACTGGTTTATCTCTTGGTGGTAAAACTCTTAGAGATTGAGAAGAAGTCACTTTCCAAAACCCTTCTCCATTTCTCCGGGGTGATCGCTGGACTATTCTTAGGATTTGCCTATTCCTTCTGGGATAATTCAGTGGAGACAGAAGTCTATACCCCTTGCGTCATCATCGCCTTGGTTGTCCTCTACTTCGCTGTCCTCTGGCGGGAAAAGAAAGAAAGGGGAGAAACAGATAATCGCTTGGTCCTCTTTGCCATCTTTCTCCTCTTTTTAAGTGCGGGCATCCATTTCACACCGATGATGATCTTCCTCCCCCTTTTAATCTACGGTTTGGTTGTTGACCGGAAGGCGATCTTAGAATTACGCATCATTGAACTTTTGATACTTTATTTAGCATTTGTCCTCATCGCCGGCTTGGAACTGGTTGACTATTTTGTCCTCTTCTTAGCTTCACCGACAGTGGCGATGATTGATTTATTAAAAAATAAAGCGGGCTTCTTTTTCTTGCTCTGGCTTATTTATCTTCTCTATCTTTTCTATCTCTCTTCTAAGAAGCGTTTGGATGGCCGGTATGTCTTCTTAGGCCTACTCCTAATCTTTTTAGCCTCTACGGTTCAATTTTACTTGATGGTGAGGAGTGCCCGAGAACCAGCAATCAACGAAGTTGCCCCCACCCGCTGGCGGGAATTTGTTGGCGTCTTAAAAAGGGAGCAGTACGACCCAATGAAACTCTATCCCCGGAAGACCCAATTCTTAACCGAAGAAGACTATCGCAATTATCCCAACTCTACCCCTTATATCGGATTAATTCCTGCCTATTGGGAACAGATAAAATTCTATTTAAGGTATCTCTTCTGGCAGTGGGCGGGGGAGCAGAACTTTGACATTTTCTACCGGATTACCCCTTGGGCGATTTTCGGCCTCATTCCTATCTTTCTCGGTCTCCTCGGGATGTATAAACATTATAAGAACGAAAGGAAGTCATTCCTTTTAATCTTTCTCTGTTTTCTGGTTGCCTCCCTTGGTCTTTTAACCTATCTCAACTTAAAATATTCCCCTTCCGACCCGAGGGAGCACTTAAAATTTCGGGAGGTGCGCGAACGTGATTACTTTTATGCCTTCTCCTATGTCTTCTTTACTATCTTTATCGGTCTCGGGATTTACTATTTCCTGGCCGAGGTCTTCCAATTATGGGTTAAGAAATTAAAAATCCCTTTAAGGAATATCGCTTCTTATGGTATTTTAATAATTTTGGCTATTCTTCCTTTTCTTAGCGTTCTCTTTAATTATCCGAATGTCACCCGGCGCTACAATATGATTCCCGCAGAGTACGGTTATAATATGCTCATCTCCTGCGAAGGGGAGAGAGCGGTCCTTTTCACTAATGGTGATAATGATACCTTCCCCCTCTGGTTCGTTCAAGAAACCCCTTCGGATGTCAATAACTATAAAGCCCCCTTCAAACGTAATGTGGCGGTGGCTAACCTCTCTTTATTAAATACTACCTGGTATTGTAAGCAACTAAAAAAATGGGGAGCACCAATCTCTTTCTCCGAGAAAAAAATTGAAGATTTGCCGCAGGGGATTTATGGGAAAGATGGCAAGGTCTATCTCTTAAAGGATATAATTATTAGGGATTTACTGGCGACCAATGCCGGGATAAAACTTAATTGGCCTGATGACTATCTCCTCACACCCCACGAATTCCGGCAGAAGGTCTTAAAGAATTATAAAGAAGAGAAAGGGACAAAGATTTATTTTGCCTCAACCGTCTCCCGAGATAACCTTTATGATGTTGAGCCCTGGTTAAAAACTTATGGCTTAGTGCAATTAGTGGTTTCTGATTCCGGAGAGAACCAAATTGATCTGCCCAAAACCGAGAGCCTTCTCTATTCAGTCTATAAGATGAAGAGTATGCTTGATAAAAGGGTGATGAAAGATGAGAATACCCGGGGGCTTTTGATCAACTACGCGGCGAATTATTTAGCCTTAGCCCAAGAATATCAGAAGCGGGGGGAGATGGCTAAGGCGATAGAAGTGATGGAAAAGGCGGTCCAGTTTGACCTGGATAAACAGAGGAAATCGCTTTTATATTATAACCTCAGTTATTTTGCCCTTCTGGCACAGAAACCAGATTTGGCGATTGCCTATTTAGATTCCATTGAGAAATTGGGGGTAAAAGATTTTGAAATCCTTTTGCGCAAGGGGATTGCTATGCAATCCTTAGGGCAGATTGAGAAAGCAGAGAAGAGTTTTCAAGAAGCCTTAAAATTGGCTCCCAACCGACCAGAACCGGTCCAGGCATTATACACCCTTTATCTCCAGACCCTGGCCGATACCCCAAAGGCGAAAGAAGTCTTATCTAATTGGCTGCGACGCAACCCTTATGATACCGTGGCGAAGAATATGTTAAAGAGGTTGGGCGAATAA